Proteins co-encoded in one Bacillus horti genomic window:
- a CDS encoding ketopantoate reductase family protein — MRILIIGAGALGLLFGAYLSKENDVTFITRRKQQAEQIREYGCRLVTLAAEDIRYSPEAFTWEDHKEYDEYDLILVTIKQYHLANVLEEMKARISHRVSLLFILNGLGHNEAIAEKLPHIHVFLGSTQFGALKESDTVVLERGVGSLTIGQLSSQDKERDNDKQLYPSSSNGIELLMTSMQRGGIDIKINHNIEAILLHKCMINACINPLTALFKVTNGDLLTNMGLHQMQRKVFEEVIQVVQKANPSFLHENNNERDLWEEIKDVCRNTSRNKSSMLQDVENQRLTEIDAITGYFLHLAMQHEISVPYHDFLYHAIHIQESLYS, encoded by the coding sequence GTGAGGATACTAATTATTGGCGCTGGAGCATTAGGGCTGCTGTTCGGAGCCTATCTTTCTAAAGAAAATGATGTAACCTTTATCACACGACGAAAGCAGCAGGCTGAACAGATTCGTGAATATGGGTGCCGATTAGTAACGCTTGCAGCAGAGGATATTCGCTACTCGCCTGAGGCTTTTACATGGGAGGATCACAAAGAGTACGACGAATATGATCTTATTTTAGTCACGATTAAGCAATATCATCTTGCTAATGTACTAGAAGAAATGAAAGCAAGAATTTCTCATCGGGTTTCTCTTCTATTCATCTTAAACGGCTTAGGCCATAATGAAGCTATTGCTGAAAAGCTGCCACACATCCATGTTTTCTTGGGCTCAACTCAGTTTGGAGCTTTGAAAGAATCAGATACAGTAGTCCTTGAAAGAGGCGTAGGTAGCCTTACTATTGGGCAGCTAAGCTCACAAGATAAGGAACGAGATAACGATAAACAACTTTATCCATCGTCCTCTAACGGTATTGAGCTCCTCATGACAAGCATGCAAAGAGGAGGGATCGATATCAAAATAAATCATAATATTGAAGCTATCTTATTACATAAATGTATGATCAATGCTTGTATTAACCCATTGACTGCGCTTTTTAAAGTAACAAATGGGGATTTGCTCACTAATATGGGATTACATCAGATGCAACGGAAGGTTTTTGAAGAGGTGATTCAGGTCGTTCAGAAGGCTAATCCTAGTTTTCTCCACGAAAACAATAACGAAAGGGATTTGTGGGAGGAAATTAAAGATGTATGTCGAAATACTAGTAGAAATAAGTCTTCTATGCTACAAGATGTTGAAAATCAACGGTTAACAGAAATTGATGCAATTACAGGATACTTTCTCCATTTAGCTATGCAACATGAGATAAGTGTACCTTATCATGATTTTCTTTACCATGCGATACATATACAGGAATCTCTCTACTCCTAA
- a CDS encoding DUF3397 family protein, whose translation MLVNIFAQLVATLALFPLLSFILVYILLFLSTRSKEKALQWAISISTILIIISISITIKQLWGVSLQWLLFVIILLIGSALTYLQFTLHGQINYYKLTKGIIRLSFLLFVPVHIFLYIWVVIRAAFISVQ comes from the coding sequence TTGTTGGTTAATATTTTTGCTCAGCTCGTTGCCACTCTGGCCTTATTTCCTTTGCTTTCTTTTATCCTTGTGTATATTCTTCTCTTTTTGAGTACAAGAAGCAAAGAGAAAGCTCTCCAATGGGCTATCAGTATTTCAACAATTCTAATCATTATATCCATATCGATTACGATAAAGCAGCTGTGGGGCGTATCTTTGCAATGGCTTTTGTTTGTTATTATCTTATTAATAGGAAGTGCGTTAACTTACCTTCAATTCACTTTACACGGTCAGATTAATTATTATAAGCTCACTAAAGGTATTATTCGGCTATCTTTCTTATTATTTGTCCCTGTGCATATCTTTTTATATATTTGGGTGGTTATCCGTGCAGCGTTTATTTCTGTACAATAG
- the bshC gene encoding bacillithiol biosynthesis cysteine-adding enzyme BshC, with protein sequence MSCRVEEMEVQQQQKFANDYISNYTQVESFFHYSPYDPLTYSTRLEELQRRSFARNEVSEIIRATMVKWGISPKAEEHLNQLKQSDSVVVVGGQQAGLLLGPLYTIHKMITILQLSQQKRAELGIPVIPIFWIAGEDHDFDEINHILLKRVEGKGVEKYAFTPPEGNNKQSISLLSFPKQEVLNWTREAFTKLSETEFTKGLWDVTEQAILSSESYSDFFTQLANTLFADYGLLFIDSADPQLRKLESNVFCTILQQYDMIHEKVMNTTENLSDKGYDPQVQLGQNASLLFLIQDGERKLLEKINNNQFRTKDGQYTYSLEELLHLAETSPERFSNNVLTRPFMQETVLPTLAFVGGPGEITYWGQLSGYFEELGMKLPPIVPRISMTLIEQPISKLLSKYQITLLDIMSGMDQIRGQWLEKQTKLNFEQLFTVAKEDIATAHSELFEKLKDIPGIEQLQSTNLERILNEVSFIEKQSLVSLEQQHAASLRQFDKLEYALYPEQKLQERIHNSIYVLNKHGQALIKELMQQKFEINGKHKLVLI encoded by the coding sequence ATGTCATGTAGAGTTGAGGAAATGGAAGTACAGCAGCAACAGAAATTTGCTAATGATTATATATCAAATTATACACAGGTAGAATCTTTTTTTCATTACTCTCCCTATGACCCCTTAACATACAGCACTAGGCTAGAGGAGCTTCAAAGACGTTCCTTCGCGCGTAACGAGGTCAGTGAGATCATTCGTGCAACGATGGTGAAATGGGGGATTTCTCCAAAGGCTGAGGAGCATTTAAACCAATTGAAGCAATCTGATAGTGTAGTCGTTGTAGGAGGTCAACAGGCAGGGCTTCTACTAGGTCCATTATATACGATACATAAAATGATCACGATTTTACAGCTAAGTCAACAAAAAAGGGCTGAGCTAGGCATACCTGTTATTCCTATATTTTGGATAGCAGGAGAGGATCATGATTTTGATGAAATTAATCATATTCTTTTAAAAAGGGTTGAGGGTAAAGGAGTAGAGAAATATGCTTTTACTCCTCCAGAAGGAAATAATAAGCAGTCTATATCTCTCCTTTCCTTTCCAAAGCAGGAGGTATTGAACTGGACCAGAGAAGCCTTTACAAAGCTAAGTGAAACAGAATTCACAAAAGGATTGTGGGACGTAACAGAGCAGGCTATTTTAAGTAGTGAATCTTACTCAGACTTTTTTACACAGCTTGCTAATACGTTGTTTGCTGATTATGGGCTGCTGTTTATTGACTCAGCTGATCCTCAGCTACGTAAGCTAGAATCAAATGTCTTTTGCACCATTTTGCAGCAATACGATATGATACATGAGAAGGTTATGAACACTACTGAAAATCTTTCAGATAAAGGCTATGATCCGCAGGTGCAATTAGGTCAGAACGCCTCTCTGTTATTTCTGATTCAAGATGGAGAAAGAAAGCTTCTTGAAAAAATAAATAACAATCAATTTAGGACAAAGGACGGTCAATATACTTATTCCTTGGAAGAGCTTCTTCATTTAGCTGAAACCTCACCTGAGAGATTCAGCAACAATGTATTGACTCGGCCCTTTATGCAGGAAACTGTTTTACCAACGCTGGCCTTTGTTGGAGGACCGGGAGAAATTACGTATTGGGGACAGCTTAGCGGTTATTTTGAGGAGCTCGGTATGAAGCTTCCACCAATTGTGCCAAGAATAAGTATGACTCTTATTGAACAGCCTATAAGCAAACTTTTGTCTAAATATCAGATTACCTTACTGGATATCATGAGTGGTATGGATCAAATCAGGGGGCAATGGTTAGAAAAGCAGACGAAGCTAAATTTTGAGCAGCTTTTCACGGTAGCAAAAGAGGATATTGCAACAGCTCATTCTGAGCTTTTTGAGAAGTTAAAGGACATTCCTGGCATCGAGCAGCTACAAAGCACAAATCTTGAAAGAATACTTAATGAGGTAAGCTTCATCGAAAAACAAAGTCTTGTATCCTTGGAGCAGCAGCACGCTGCAAGCTTGCGGCAATTTGATAAGCTTGAGTATGCCTTGTATCCTGAGCAGAAGCTTCAAGAGAGAATACACAATTCTATATATGTTTTAAACAAGCATGGTCAAGCGCTAATTAAAGAATTAATGCAACAAAAATTTGAAATCAATGGGAAACACAAGCTAGTTTTAATATAA
- a CDS encoding adenosylhomocysteinase, producing the protein MSVLDKSLIADINLAKDGHLKIDWVKEHMPVLNRIRERFEKEQPFKGLKVAISLHLEAKTAYLAKVIQAGGAEVTITGSNPLSTQDDVCAALVEDGIQVFARYNPPAAEYKGHLIKALETKPDLIIDDGGDLVTILHSERPDLAEQVRGGAEETTTGILRLKSLEKEGKLGFPMVAVNDAYCKYLFDNRYGTGQSVWDGINRTTNLVVAGKTVVVVGYGWCGRGVAMRAKGLGAKVIVTEIDPIKAIEAYMDGFEVMSMQEAAKHGEYYVTVTGNKDCIRKEHFELMKDGAILSNAGHFDVEINTVELEELSVSKRTVRKNIEEYTLKDGRKIYLLAEGRLVNLAAGDGHPAEIMDMTFALQALALENVNQKYEELGSKVIHVPYELDQQVAAYKLEALGFTIDSLTPEQQKYLESWAE; encoded by the coding sequence ATGAGTGTACTGGATAAAAGTTTAATTGCGGACATCAACTTAGCTAAAGACGGTCATTTGAAAATAGATTGGGTTAAGGAGCATATGCCTGTTCTTAATCGTATTCGCGAAAGGTTTGAAAAAGAGCAACCGTTTAAAGGATTAAAGGTAGCCATTTCCCTACATCTTGAAGCTAAAACGGCTTATTTAGCCAAAGTCATTCAAGCAGGTGGTGCTGAAGTAACAATCACTGGAAGTAACCCTCTGTCCACTCAAGATGACGTATGTGCTGCTTTAGTTGAGGACGGAATCCAAGTGTTTGCTCGTTACAATCCTCCGGCAGCGGAATATAAGGGTCATTTGATTAAGGCTTTAGAAACTAAGCCAGATTTAATCATTGATGATGGAGGAGATCTTGTCACAATTCTGCATAGTGAACGTCCTGATTTGGCAGAACAGGTGCGTGGAGGAGCAGAGGAAACAACCACTGGCATCCTGAGGTTGAAATCTTTAGAAAAAGAAGGGAAGCTAGGCTTTCCTATGGTTGCTGTTAATGATGCGTATTGTAAGTATTTGTTTGATAACAGGTATGGAACAGGCCAGTCTGTTTGGGATGGAATTAACCGAACAACGAATCTAGTTGTAGCTGGGAAAACAGTTGTAGTTGTTGGCTATGGCTGGTGTGGTCGTGGTGTAGCGATGAGAGCAAAGGGGCTAGGAGCAAAAGTAATCGTTACTGAAATTGATCCAATCAAAGCGATTGAAGCCTATATGGATGGCTTTGAGGTCATGTCCATGCAAGAAGCGGCAAAGCATGGTGAATATTATGTTACTGTTACAGGCAATAAGGATTGCATCCGCAAGGAGCATTTTGAGTTAATGAAGGATGGAGCCATTCTTAGCAATGCAGGTCACTTTGATGTAGAGATTAATACAGTTGAGCTAGAGGAACTGTCTGTTTCCAAAAGAACAGTTCGTAAGAATATTGAAGAATACACATTAAAGGACGGTCGCAAGATCTATTTATTAGCAGAAGGTCGTTTAGTCAATTTAGCAGCTGGAGATGGCCACCCTGCAGAAATTATGGATATGACCTTTGCTCTTCAGGCATTAGCATTAGAAAATGTGAATCAGAAATACGAAGAGTTAGGATCAAAAGTGATACATGTACCTTATGAGCTAGACCAACAGGTGGCTGCTTATAAGCTTGAAGCATTAGGATTTACCATTGACTCTTTGACACCTGAACAACAGAAATACTTAGAATCTTGGGCAGAATAA
- the mraZ gene encoding division/cell wall cluster transcriptional repressor MraZ, whose amino-acid sequence MFMGEYQHTIDDKGRMIIPAKFRDELGEHFVITRGLDNCLFVYPQNEWKMIEQKLKTLPFTRSDARAFTRFFFSGAIECELDKQGRVNIAANLRQYAVLQKDCVVIGVSNRVEIWSKEKWEEYFSDSEASFNEIAEKIVDFDL is encoded by the coding sequence ATGTTTATGGGTGAATATCAGCATACAATTGATGATAAAGGCCGCATGATCATCCCTGCTAAGTTTAGGGATGAGCTTGGTGAGCACTTCGTTATTACCCGCGGACTAGATAACTGTCTATTTGTCTACCCACAGAATGAATGGAAAATGATAGAGCAGAAGTTAAAGACACTTCCGTTTACTCGTTCTGATGCAAGAGCATTTACTCGCTTCTTTTTCTCTGGCGCAATTGAATGTGAATTAGATAAACAGGGCAGGGTAAACATAGCTGCCAACCTGCGTCAATATGCGGTGCTGCAAAAAGATTGTGTTGTCATCGGTGTCAGTAATCGTGTGGAGATTTGGAGCAAGGAAAAATGGGAGGAGTATTTCTCTGATTCAGAAGCTTCCTTCAACGAAATCGCGGAAAAAATCGTTGATTTCGACCTTTAA
- the rsmH gene encoding 16S rRNA (cytosine(1402)-N(4))-methyltransferase RsmH, translating into MFDHITVLRDEAVQGLNIKPDGTYVDCTLGGAGHSALIASKLNNNGRLICIDQDELALGHAKERLAAYKDQVLFVKSNFRYITEILSNLSIEKVDGFLYDLGVSSPQLDEAERGFSYNHNASLDMRMDRSQVLTAHEIVNSWSEADIATIIYRYGEERFSRRIAHKIVEARSSAPIATTFELVELIKAAIPAPARRQGPHPAKRTFQAIRIAVNDELKAFEDSLDQAVSSLNKDGRVSVITFHSLEDRICKQYFQQQSQGCVCPPDFPQCVCNQEPNLKVITRKPILPSEQELEENPRARSAKLRVAEKINK; encoded by the coding sequence ATGTTTGATCACATTACTGTTTTAAGAGATGAAGCTGTTCAGGGTTTAAATATTAAGCCAGATGGTACATATGTAGATTGCACATTGGGTGGGGCAGGGCACAGCGCCTTGATTGCCTCCAAGTTAAATAACAATGGCAGATTAATATGCATCGATCAGGACGAATTAGCTTTAGGGCACGCAAAAGAACGGTTAGCAGCGTATAAAGATCAGGTTTTATTTGTCAAAAGTAACTTTAGATATATTACTGAAATACTTTCAAACCTAAGCATTGAAAAGGTGGATGGCTTCTTATACGATTTGGGTGTTTCCTCTCCTCAGCTTGATGAAGCAGAACGAGGATTTAGCTATAATCACAACGCCTCACTTGATATGCGTATGGACCGGAGTCAGGTATTAACGGCTCATGAGATTGTGAACAGCTGGAGTGAAGCAGACATTGCTACGATTATCTATCGCTATGGTGAGGAAAGATTCTCCCGTAGGATTGCACATAAAATCGTTGAAGCAAGGAGCTCTGCACCAATAGCTACAACATTTGAACTGGTTGAGCTCATTAAGGCAGCTATTCCGGCTCCTGCTAGGAGACAAGGGCCTCATCCTGCAAAGAGAACATTTCAAGCAATTCGAATCGCTGTAAATGATGAATTGAAGGCCTTCGAAGATTCCTTGGATCAGGCTGTATCCTCTTTAAACAAAGATGGAAGAGTTAGCGTGATTACGTTCCACTCTCTTGAGGACCGTATCTGCAAGCAATACTTTCAGCAGCAGAGTCAGGGCTGTGTATGTCCACCTGACTTTCCACAGTGTGTGTGCAATCAGGAACCTAATTTGAAGGTTATTACTAGAAAACCTATCTTGCCAAGTGAGCAGGAGCTAGAGGAAAATCCAAGGGCAAGATCAGCAAAGCTAAGAGTGGCGGAAAAGATAAACAAATAA
- the ftsL gene encoding cell division protein FtsL, whose product MYQYGNVAVKYRKEQKNRPNIYKQPKKVPQTQPKKQIRGQQSKKPLAKKNILAGEKILYILGVILIVGALFILLGGNASIAQMNYETQFLEREIVTLSERNDELRVEIAELSSPERILTIAREEWGLEVNESPVKVLSTSIESHTALANDTDSLETQELSDQRRAGRSGR is encoded by the coding sequence ATGTATCAATACGGTAATGTGGCAGTAAAGTATCGCAAAGAACAGAAAAACAGACCGAATATCTATAAGCAACCCAAAAAAGTTCCCCAGACTCAGCCCAAAAAACAAATAAGAGGACAACAGTCTAAAAAGCCATTAGCAAAGAAAAATATTCTTGCTGGTGAAAAAATTCTCTATATATTAGGTGTAATATTAATCGTTGGAGCTTTATTTATCCTTTTAGGAGGGAACGCTTCAATTGCTCAAATGAACTATGAGACACAGTTTTTAGAACGAGAAATTGTTACTCTCTCAGAAAGAAATGATGAGTTAAGAGTTGAAATTGCGGAGCTAAGCTCCCCAGAACGGATACTAACGATAGCTAGAGAGGAATGGGGCTTAGAGGTGAATGAATCTCCTGTTAAGGTTCTATCTACGTCCATTGAATCACATACTGCACTAGCGAATGATACAGACAGTCTAGAAACTCAAGAGCTCAGTGATCAAAGAAGAGCAGGCAGGAGTGGAAGATAA
- a CDS encoding penicillin-binding protein produces the protein MLQKRKMNKRSQVTGAIFLLLFFALVFRFYELQIADAAFYEQRAEAMYNTEKVLPAKRGTIYDRNGETLATETTAYTVVAILSPSVKTRVEDVAGTASALAPYLNMSETDIQNLLSLEGRYQVELRPGGWKVDRETMKQIEALELQGITFREESKRTYPNQNFASHVLGFLNNDEEPVMGLESFMDESLKGEHGKISFKRDAESNRLPNGLESIVQPQNGDHIYLTLDERIQLYVEQALDKAQEEYNPEKMTVVVSRPDTGEILAMASRPSFNPNQYRDITNYMNHAITSTFEPGSTFKIITLAAAIEEGLYNGNETYLSGVYKLPGGEVPDHQRQGWGYISFLEGVQKSSNVAFTILGYERMQKEVFYKYIYDFGFGELTGIDLPNEKRGFVKSPHNIPPLDLANMTFGQGVTVTAIQQIAAINAIANGGTLLKPYIIDRVVDAEEGNLIQQNQREVVEEQIISKETAKEVAQILETVITDGTGKNFYLDGYAVAGKTGTAQKVGDDGRYVRNKHIHNFIGFAPMDNPELSVYVLVDAPEVEHYSYGGFVVSEIFKHIMQNSLQYLSIKPQIEEVSIQANEGKKASKVEAYTGVSLMAAKQRAEEDGYKVIVIGNGTSVQQQLPAAGAASYPNETLYLITNDSGESTVPDMSGWTLRNVKDWASIVGVELSVLGRGYVVTQSQQADSIIRSGDTMSIVLEPKFSSDSDEFFEDELENTEGEGQEGSENDDTEQMTNDEEQNLIVE, from the coding sequence ATGCTGCAAAAAAGAAAGATGAACAAAAGAAGTCAAGTCACTGGAGCAATATTCCTATTGCTCTTTTTTGCATTGGTTTTTCGGTTTTACGAGCTGCAAATCGCTGATGCTGCCTTTTATGAGCAAAGAGCAGAAGCGATGTACAACACGGAGAAGGTGTTACCAGCTAAACGTGGAACAATATATGACCGAAACGGAGAAACTCTAGCAACAGAAACAACGGCCTATACGGTGGTAGCCATCCTAAGTCCTTCTGTCAAAACGAGAGTCGAGGATGTAGCAGGAACAGCTAGTGCACTAGCCCCTTATCTAAATATGAGTGAGACAGATATCCAAAATCTTTTATCTTTAGAAGGAAGGTATCAGGTTGAACTAAGGCCAGGTGGGTGGAAAGTTGATCGTGAAACAATGAAACAGATTGAAGCGTTAGAGCTTCAAGGGATTACGTTTCGAGAGGAATCCAAAAGAACGTATCCTAACCAAAACTTTGCTTCACATGTCCTTGGTTTTTTAAATAATGATGAAGAGCCTGTCATGGGCTTAGAGTCCTTTATGGATGAAAGCTTAAAAGGGGAGCACGGAAAAATTTCATTTAAAAGGGACGCAGAAAGCAATCGTCTGCCGAATGGATTAGAGTCCATTGTCCAACCACAGAATGGTGACCATATTTATCTAACGCTGGATGAACGTATTCAGCTTTATGTGGAGCAAGCGTTAGATAAGGCACAGGAGGAGTATAATCCAGAGAAAATGACGGTTGTTGTTTCAAGGCCAGACACTGGTGAAATTCTTGCCATGGCTAGCCGGCCATCATTTAACCCTAATCAATATAGAGATATTACAAATTATATGAACCATGCGATTACAAGCACCTTTGAGCCGGGGTCTACCTTTAAGATTATAACTCTAGCTGCTGCTATCGAGGAAGGGCTCTATAATGGCAATGAAACCTACCTATCAGGAGTCTATAAATTACCTGGAGGAGAGGTCCCTGATCACCAAAGACAAGGATGGGGCTATATTTCCTTTTTGGAGGGTGTACAGAAGTCAAGTAACGTTGCATTTACTATTTTAGGATATGAGCGGATGCAAAAAGAGGTGTTTTATAAGTATATTTATGATTTTGGCTTCGGTGAGCTAACAGGCATTGATTTGCCTAATGAAAAAAGGGGGTTTGTTAAAAGTCCTCATAACATTCCTCCACTAGATTTAGCAAACATGACATTTGGACAAGGGGTGACCGTTACAGCGATCCAACAAATCGCTGCTATTAATGCGATTGCCAATGGTGGTACACTCCTGAAACCATATATTATCGATCGAGTTGTGGATGCAGAAGAAGGAAATCTGATTCAGCAGAACCAGCGAGAGGTTGTCGAAGAACAGATTATTTCAAAGGAGACCGCTAAAGAAGTAGCACAAATTCTTGAAACGGTTATTACAGATGGTACAGGAAAAAACTTTTATCTTGATGGCTACGCCGTTGCTGGAAAAACAGGTACAGCCCAAAAGGTAGGAGATGATGGGAGATATGTTAGAAATAAGCATATTCATAACTTCATTGGATTTGCACCAATGGATAATCCTGAGCTATCCGTGTACGTATTAGTAGATGCGCCGGAAGTGGAGCATTATAGCTATGGTGGTTTTGTAGTTTCAGAGATTTTTAAGCATATCATGCAGAATAGCTTACAATATCTCAGCATAAAGCCTCAGATTGAGGAGGTTTCTATTCAAGCCAATGAAGGCAAAAAAGCTTCAAAGGTAGAAGCCTACACAGGTGTCTCTCTGATGGCAGCAAAACAGAGGGCAGAAGAGGATGGCTATAAGGTGATTGTAATAGGAAATGGCACCTCAGTCCAACAGCAACTTCCAGCAGCAGGTGCAGCTTCTTATCCTAACGAAACGCTGTATCTTATTACCAATGACTCAGGAGAGTCAACTGTACCAGATATGAGTGGATGGACGCTCAGAAATGTGAAGGATTGGGCGTCAATAGTAGGAGTTGAGTTGTCTGTCCTAGGTCGAGGCTATGTGGTGACACAAAGTCAGCAAGCAGACTCCATCATTCGCTCAGGGGATACGATGAGCATTGTACTAGAGCCGAAATTTAGTTCAGACAGTGATGAGTTTTTTGAGGATGAGCTAGAGAATACAGAAGGTGAAGGGCAAGAAGGTTCAGAGAACGATGATACAGAGCAAATGACTAATGATGAAGAACAAAACCTAATCGTTGAATAA
- a CDS encoding stage V sporulation protein D, with amino-acid sequence MRVSSVTVRRRLAFALVIGIFLFVLLGSRLGYVQLVQGNWLAGKADDLWSRDIRFEAKRGAILDRNGEVLAYNISAPSVMVFPAQVKNPQETAAQLASALGADQDKIYRSITQREISVWIRPEGQKISNEKAKEIQELGLAGVMIAEDSKRHYPNGEFLSHVLGFAGIDNQGIVGSELIYDEILRGKRGHVSFYADAKGELMPNQHEVYTPPKDGNDLVLTIDAGVQKIIEREVDNAVAQYNPDHVIAIAMDPNTGEILGMTSRPSYDPGNFQDYTPEVYNRNLPVFSIYEPGSTFKIITLAAALDEGKVDLHHDSFYDPGHVTVGGAHLHCWKRGGHGHQTFLEVVENSCNPGFVELGQRLGTEKLFQYIHDFGFGQKTGIDMQGEQAGIIFQPKQRGPVETATTAFGQGVAVTPIQQVAAVSAAINGGYLYQPYIAKEWKDSETGALLDSNSPSMKKQVISNEASQKVREALESVVAQGTGRNAYVEGYRVGGKTGTAQKVAPGGGYLENNYIVSFIGFAPADDPQIVVYVAVDNPKNTVQFGGTVAAPIVGRILDDSLRYMGVEKRENALPKEYRWGDEIQIEVPSIVGMTAQQISQLYSPLQLDVTGTGKYVLRQSPLPGTKVKEGSVVRVYMGDEGDDKQSVDD; translated from the coding sequence TTGCGTGTATCATCGGTAACTGTACGCAGAAGGTTAGCTTTTGCCTTAGTCATAGGAATCTTTTTATTTGTGCTGTTAGGCTCACGTCTAGGCTATGTTCAACTTGTCCAAGGAAACTGGTTAGCTGGTAAAGCGGATGATCTATGGAGTAGAGACATTCGTTTTGAGGCTAAAAGAGGGGCTATCTTAGACAGGAATGGAGAAGTTCTGGCGTATAATATAAGTGCTCCATCTGTAATGGTCTTTCCTGCTCAGGTTAAAAATCCTCAGGAGACAGCCGCTCAACTAGCATCAGCGCTAGGTGCCGATCAGGATAAAATATATAGGTCAATTACTCAACGAGAAATAAGTGTTTGGATAAGGCCTGAGGGGCAGAAAATCTCTAATGAAAAAGCGAAGGAAATTCAGGAATTAGGATTAGCAGGAGTCATGATTGCCGAAGATAGTAAAAGGCATTATCCTAATGGTGAGTTTCTTTCTCATGTTTTAGGCTTTGCAGGAATAGATAATCAGGGAATTGTAGGATCGGAGCTTATTTATGATGAAATTTTGCGTGGGAAAAGGGGTCATGTATCCTTTTATGCTGATGCAAAAGGAGAACTAATGCCCAATCAGCATGAGGTCTATACTCCACCTAAGGATGGGAATGATTTAGTATTAACCATTGATGCTGGGGTACAGAAAATTATAGAGCGAGAAGTGGACAATGCCGTTGCTCAGTATAATCCAGATCATGTAATCGCCATTGCTATGGATCCTAACACTGGTGAAATATTAGGGATGACAAGCAGGCCATCCTATGATCCAGGAAATTTCCAGGATTATACCCCTGAGGTATATAATCGTAATTTGCCAGTGTTTAGTATTTATGAGCCTGGCTCAACTTTTAAGATCATAACTCTTGCAGCAGCCTTGGATGAAGGAAAAGTTGATTTACATCACGATTCCTTCTATGACCCTGGTCATGTCACTGTAGGAGGAGCCCATTTACATTGCTGGAAACGAGGAGGACATGGTCACCAAACGTTCTTAGAAGTTGTCGAAAATTCATGTAACCCGGGCTTTGTTGAGCTAGGTCAGCGATTAGGCACAGAAAAGCTCTTTCAATACATTCATGATTTTGGGTTTGGGCAAAAAACGGGAATCGATATGCAAGGTGAACAAGCCGGAATTATATTTCAACCAAAACAACGAGGGCCGGTTGAAACCGCAACAACAGCTTTTGGTCAAGGTGTAGCTGTTACTCCAATCCAACAGGTTGCTGCCGTTTCGGCTGCTATAAATGGGGGATACTTGTACCAACCATACATTGCTAAAGAGTGGAAGGACTCGGAGACAGGAGCTCTATTAGACTCTAATTCTCCTTCTATGAAGAAACAGGTCATTTCCAATGAAGCTTCTCAGAAGGTAAGAGAGGCACTAGAAAGTGTAGTAGCTCAGGGGACAGGTCGTAATGCCTACGTAGAGGGCTATAGAGTAGGTGGGAAAACTGGAACAGCCCAGAAGGTTGCACCAGGTGGAGGCTATCTGGAAAACAATTATATTGTTTCCTTTATTGGCTTCGCACCTGCTGATGATCCTCAGATTGTGGTTTATGTAGCGGTAGACAATCCTAAAAACACTGTTCAGTTTGGGGGCACGGTAGCTGCACCAATTGTTGGAAGGATTTTAGATGATTCCTTACGATATATGGGAGTTGAAAAGCGTGAAAATGCTTTACCTAAAGAGTATCGTTGGGGCGACGAAATCCAGATAGAGGTTCCTTCAATAGTAGGAATGACGGCACAGCAAATTTCGCAGCTTTACTCACCCTTACAGCTTGATGTGACGGGAACAGGGAAATATGTGCTTAGACAATCACCATTACCGGGTACTAAAGTAAAGGAAGGCTCGGTAGTCCGCGTTTATATGGGGGATGAAGGGGATGACAAACAGAGCGTAGATGATTAA